The genomic window TCGCGGTAGCCGTTTCCGGTGGAGCTCTGGTAGCCGGCGGTGATCGAGTCGCCGAGCGGCATGACCTTCAGCTCCGGCGGTACCGAGGGCGCGGGCGATGCGACGGCCGGGGTGAGCGGGAGGCTCAGCAGGCCCGCAACGGCTATGACGGCGAGCGAGGTGAGGCGTTTCATTTCGTCATCCAGGTTCTACGAAGAGGGAGTTCGAGCGGGTGGGGCGGTTCTCGCTGTTAGGCCGTGTCTCACAATTCCCGCCAGGCGCGCGACGCCGGCCCGCAGCGTCAGCTGCTGATGTCGCTGCCCGCCTGGACGCACCGGCGAATCATCCACGTACGACCCAGTACGAGGACGCTTCGCCGGCACGCCCAGCCGGGCGCCACCCAGCCGCCAGGCGGGGTGGTGGGGGTACCTCCCGGCCGAAGGCTGGGGGAGCCGTGCGCTGATCCGACGCGAATTGTGAGACACGGCCTAGAAGCCGGCCCAGAGGCCGTTGCCGCCGAGCATGTCGGTGCCGCCGCTGAGGTGGCCCTGGCCGTCGCCGGTGTAGAGCTTGAGGTTGTTGTTGGCGTCGATGCCGGCGATGCTGAGGTGTCCGGTGCCGAAGTCGCCGGCCATGACGGAGTGGAAGCCGGTCCAGAGGCCGTTGTCGCCGAGCATGTCGGTGCCGCCGCTGACGTGGCCTTGGCCGTCGCCGGTGTAGAGCTTGAGGTTGTTGTTGGCGTCGATGCCGGCGACGTCCGTCTTGCCGTCGCCGTTGAAGTCGCCGGCGGTGATGGCCTTAAAGTTAGCCCACGATCCGTTGGTGCCGAGCATGGGGGTGCCGGCGGCGAGGTGGCCCTGGCCGTCGCCGGTGTAGAGCATGAGGTTGTTGTTGGCGTCGATGCCCGCGATGTCGGTGTGGCCGTCGCCGTTGAAGTCGCCGGCGGTGATGGCCTTGAAGTTGGCCCACAGGCCGGTGGTGCCGAGCATGGGGGTGCCGCCGGCGAGGTGGCCCTGGCCGTCGCCGGTGTAGAGCATGAGGTTGTTGTTGGCGTCGATGCCGGCGACGTCCGTCTTGCCGTCGCCGTTGAAGTCGCCGGTGGCGATGGCCTTGAAGTTGGCCCACAGGCCGGTGGTGCCGAGCATCGGGGAGCCGCCGCCCACGTGGCCCTGGCCGTCGCCGGTGTAGAGCATCATGTTGTTGTTCGCGTCGATGCCGACCACGTCGAGCTTGCCGTCGCTGTTGAAGTCACCCACCGCGGTGCGCGCCGGACGCCACGGCACGGTCGCCGGACCGCCCGTCACCCAGCCGTAGGAGAACGCCAGGTCGAGGGGCGCGTAGAAGGCCTGCGCCAGCTTGACGTAGCCGGCGTCGTTGGGGTGCAGGCCGTCGGCCATCTCGGCGCCGGGCTGCCCGTAGGGGACAAGAGAAGGCGCATCGACGTAACAGAAGTGCTTGCCCTCCTGCTGCTCGGTGCCCGCCAGCAGGAGGGCCTGCTGGTTGTACGCCTTGAATCCAGCCTGCACGCCCGGTGAGGTCGAGGTTGGTATCACGCCCTGCATGATCACCGTGATGCCGGGCTGGTCGGCGAAGATCCGGTTCACCAGGGTGGTGAGGCGGTCGCCCGCGTGCGTGGGGTCCAGGTTGCGGTCGAGGTCGTTCGAGCCGATGTCCAGCAGTACCACGTCCGGGTGGGCGGCGGCCAGCCAGCCGTCTATGCCGTTGGTTATCTGGTCGATCACGAAGCCGCTGTGCCCCTCGTTCGCCGAGTCGGCCATCGTCCCGCTGTGTGACGAGCCGACCAGGTTCACGGTGTACCGGGACTGCTGGGCCACCTGCTCCAACAGCGGTTCGCGGTAGCCGTTTCCGGTGGAGCTCTGCCAGCCGGCGGTGATCGAGTCGCCGAGCGGCATGACCTTCAGCTCCGGCGGTCCCGACGGCGTGGCGGACGCGACGGTCGGGGCGAGCGGGAGGCTGAGAAGACCGGCAACGGCCAGGACGGCAAACGAGGTCAAGCGCTTCACTTCGTCATCCAGGTTCTGCGAAAAGGGAGTTCGAGCGGGTGGGGCGGTTCTCGCTGTTAGGCCGTGTCTCACAATTCGCGTCGGATCAGCGCGCGGCGTTGGGCGCCCGGCGTCGCGCGCCTGGCGGGAATTGTGAGACACGGCCTAGAAGCCGGCCCAGAGGCCGTTGCCGCCGAGCATGTCGGTGCCGCCGCTGAGGTGGCCCTGGCCGTCGCCGGTGTAGAGCTTGAGGTTGTTGTTGGCGTCGATGCCGGCGATGCTGAGGTGGCCGGTGCCGAAGTCGCCGGCCATGACGGAGTGGAAGCCGGTCCAGAGGCCGTTGTCGCCGAGCATGTTGATGCCGCCGCCGACGTTGCCGTTGCCGTCGCCCTGGTAGAACTTCAGGTTGTTGTTGGCGTCGATGCCGGCGATGCCGAGGTGGCCGGTGCCGGTGAAGTCGCCGGCGGTGATGGCCTTGAAGTTGGCCCACAGGCCGTTGGTGCCGAGCATGGGGGTGCCGGCGGCGAGGTGGCCCTGGCCGTCGCCGGTGTAGAGCATGAGGTTGTTGTTGGCGTCGATGCCCGCGATGTCGGTGTGGCCGGAGCCGGTGAAGTCGCCGGCGGTGATGGCCTTGAAGTTGGCCCACAGGCCGGTGGTGCCGAGCATGGGGGTGCCGCCGCCGAGGTGGCCCTGGCCGTCGCCGGTGTAGAGCATGAGGTTGTTGTTGGCGTCGATGCCGGCGACGTCCGTCTTGCCGTCGCCGTTGAAGTCGCCGGTGGCGATGGCCTTGAAGTTGGCCCACAGGCCGGTGGTGCCGAGCATCGGGGAGCCGCCGCCCACGTGGCCCTGGCCGTCGCCGGTGTAGAGCATCATGTTGTTGTTGGCGTCGATGCCGACCACGTCGAGCTTGCCGTCGCTGTTGAAGTCACCCACCGCGGTGCGCGCCGGACGCGAAGGAGCAGGCGGAGTCGGGTCGGACGGGTACGGGTCGGCGTGGTCGGCACCGAGATCGGCATCCGCCCCGCACTTTCGCCAGGCACCCGGACCCTGGCCGGCGAGTATCTTTTCCGCTATGAGGATCTGCTGCTCCTTGCTGGCCAGGTTGGCCTCCGGGGCATAGGCGGTGCCGCCGAACGCGGCCCACGTCTGGCTGGAGATCTGCAGGCCCCCGTAGAAGGAGTTATGGGTGTCGATGCTCCAGTCACCACTGCTCTCGCACTGGGCGACCTTGTCCCAGGTGGCGATCGAGGCGGCGTGAGCCGAGGTGGCCGGGACACAGAGCAGTGCTCCGGACAGGACGGCGGAGAACAGAGCTGTCTTCCGGACGGCCTGGAGAGCGGTGGATCGGTGCACGGGAATCTCCTGGATGTTCATGGCACGAGGCAGTGGCTGCACGGGGAAGTTGGTGGCAGCGCGGGTGATGGAAGCCGACGGGCCGCCAGGGGCGGTCAGATCCTGGCGGCCCGCCAGTTGTCAGAAGCCGGCCCAGAGGCCGTTGCCGCCGAGCATGTCGGTGCCGCCGCTGACGTGGCCCTGGCCGTCGCCGGTGTAGAGCTTGAGGTTGTTGTTGGCGTCGATGCCGGCGATGCTGAGGTGTCCGGTGCCGAAGTCGCCGGCCATGACGGAGTGGAAGCCGGTCCAGAGGCCGTTGTCGCCGAGCATGTTGATGCCGCCGCCGACGTTGCCGTTGCCGTCGCCCTGGTAGAACTTCAGGTTGTTGTTGGCGTCGATGCCGGCGATGCCGAGGTGGCCGGTGCCGGTGAAGTCGCCGGCGGTGATGGCCTTGAAGTTGGCCCACAGGCCGTTGGTGCCGAGCATGGGGGTGCCGGCGGCGAGGTGGCCCTGGCCGTCGCCGCGGTAGAGCATCAGGTTGTTGTAGGCGTCGATGCCCGCGATGTCGGTGTGGCCGGAGCCGGTGAAGTCGCCGGCGGTGATGGCCTTGAAGTTGGCCCACAGGCCGTTGGTGCCGAGCATGGGGGTGCCGCCGCCGAGGTGGCCCTGGCCGTCGCCGGTGTAGAGCATGAGGTTGTTGTTGGCGTCGATGCCGGCGACGTCCGTCTTGCCGTCGCCGTTGAAGTCGCCGGTGGCGATGGCCTTGAAGTTGGCCCACAGGCCGGTGGTGCCGAGCATCGGGGAGCCGCCGCCCACGTGGCCCTGGCCGTCGCCGGTGTAGAGCATCATGTTGTTGTTGGCGTCGATGCCGACCACGTCGAGCTTGCCGTCGCTGTTGAAGTCACCCACCGCGGTGCGCGCCGGACGCGAAGGAGCAGGCGCCGGGTCGTCGACGATGTTCTTGTAGCGGAAGGCGGTGTAGTAGCTGTTCGGCCAGCCCTCCAGCGTGGAGTCGTTGATGTTGGCCGAGGTCGGACCGTGGGTGGGGTAGTGCGAGTTGCTCTCGGCGTAGTACGTGAAGTCGCCGTTGCCCTGGTTGGTCCAGTTGGCGAAGAGGAACGTGTGCGCCGCCTCGTAGTCGAGGATGTCTCCGGGAGCGAGCTGGGAGCGGCTGATCGGGTTGGAGACCTCGTGCAGCGTCTGCGTCACGTAGCTGTCGTTCAGGTGCCAGGCCATCGAGACGAATCCCGAACAGTCCTCGCGGTACGAGCCGTTGCCGTCGGAGTGGTTGGCGGATTCGCTGTACGGGACACCCTGGTCCACCCAGCTCTGAGCCCGGGCCAGCACCTCGCTGCGGGTGATCTGGCCCCCCACGCTCGACGCCGCGTGGGCGGCGGGAGCGACGGCGAACAGGGTGCTGCCGAGGCCGGCGGCGACGAAGGCCGCCAGGGAACGGGAGGCGGTACGGGTGAGACGAGACATGGAGAAGTCCACTCCTGGTCAAAAGGGATGGGGAGGATGGAGCCGGAACGGAAGCTGGGCGTGGAGAGTCGCGGGCTGGTTCAGCCGGCAGCGGGGGTGTCGAGCCCGTTGGACAGGGCGGCCAGCGCTGCCTGGTCGTCGGAGACCGTCTGCGAGCGGTCGCCGTCGGTGCCAGCGGGTACCCCGTACTGGAGCACCGTCAGCACACTGCCGCGCTGTACGAAGTAGACGTGGTCGGTCTGCGGCCCCGGAGCGGAAATCCCGGCGACGCCGGTCCACACGCGGGTGTAGGCCGTGCCGTCGGTGCTGGTGGCGGTCTTGGTCACTTTCGCGTCAGCGGTGATCTTCGCGTTGGTCTGCAAGGTCTGGGACCGGTCCTGGCAGCCGTCCATCGCGGTCAGCAGGGCGCGGTAGGCACTCTGTGCGTCGGCGCTGTCGGCGAAGGTGAAGGAGTCCTGGATGGCCGGGGTCTGGAACGAGCTCACGTACCCCTGCTGCTGCCAGTTCGCGGCGCTGTCCACCGCGGCGCACTCGTTGAGCCGGACCTGGTGGGTGACCGCCTGGGTGTGCGGCGGCGCGATCGGCTGCCAGGAGGCGGCTGCGCTGTCCGGGAGTTGAGCCGGCTGCAGTGGAGCGGGCGCCGGCTGCGCGGCGCCGGCCGCGGGACTCGCGCCGGAGGCACCGACCGGGGCGTTCGAGGGGGCGTTGACCGATGCGTTCGGTGAGGCCTTCGAAGAGGTCGGCTTGGGGGTGGCGGCGCTGGGAGCCGCGCTGACCGTTTCAGGCCGACCGTTCTGGCCCGAGCTGTCGGTCTGTGGTGCGGGCGCAGCCGGCGTGGCGGCAGCCGTGGCGGCGCTGCCTGCGGATGCGCTCGGCGTGACTGCGCCCGGCGAACCCGTCGACGGCGTACCGGTTGCGGAGCCCGGCGAGAC from Kitasatospora sp. NBC_01250 includes these protein-coding regions:
- a CDS encoding FG-GAP-like repeat-containing protein, with product MTSFAVLAVAGLLSLPLAPTVASATPSGPPELKVMPLGDSITAGWQSSTGNGYREPLLEQVAQQSRYTVNLVGSSHSGTMADSANEGHSGFVIDQITNGIDGWLAAAHPDVVLLDIGSNDLDRNLDPTHAGDRLTTLVNRIFADQPGITVIMQGVIPTSTSPGVQAGFKAYNQQALLLAGTEQQEGKHFCYVDAPSLVPYGQPGAEMADGLHPNDAGYVKLAQAFYAPLDLAFSYGWVTGGPATVPWRPARTAVGDFNSDGKLDVVGIDANNNMMLYTGDGQGHVGGGSPMLGTTGLWANFKAIATGDFNGDGKTDVAGIDANNNLMLYTGDGQGHLAGGTPMLGTTGLWANFKAITAGDFNGDGHTDIAGIDANNNLMLYTGDGQGHLAAGTPMLGTNGSWANFKAITAGDFNGDGKTDVAGIDANNNLKLYTGDGQGHVSGGTDMLGDNGLWTGFHSVMAGDFGTGHLSIAGIDANNNLKLYTGDGQGHLSGGTDMLGGNGLWAGF
- a CDS encoding transglycosylase family protein — encoded protein: MHRSTALQAVRKTALFSAVLSGALLCVPATSAHAASIATWDKVAQCESSGDWSIDTHNSFYGGLQISSQTWAAFGGTAYAPEANLASKEQQILIAEKILAGQGPGAWRKCGADADLGADHADPYPSDPTPPAPSRPARTAVGDFNSDGKLDVVGIDANNNMMLYTGDGQGHVGGGSPMLGTTGLWANFKAIATGDFNGDGKTDVAGIDANNNLMLYTGDGQGHLGGGTPMLGTTGLWANFKAITAGDFTGSGHTDIAGIDANNNLMLYTGDGQGHLAAGTPMLGTNGLWANFKAITAGDFTGTGHLGIAGIDANNNLKFYQGDGNGNVGGGINMLGDNGLWTGFHSVMAGDFGTGHLSIAGIDANNNLKLYTGDGQGHLSGGTDMLGGNGLWAGF
- a CDS encoding C40 family peptidase, producing the protein MSRLTRTASRSLAAFVAAGLGSTLFAVAPAAHAASSVGGQITRSEVLARAQSWVDQGVPYSESANHSDGNGSYREDCSGFVSMAWHLNDSYVTQTLHEVSNPISRSQLAPGDILDYEAAHTFLFANWTNQGNGDFTYYAESNSHYPTHGPTSANINDSTLEGWPNSYYTAFRYKNIVDDPAPAPSRPARTAVGDFNSDGKLDVVGIDANNNMMLYTGDGQGHVGGGSPMLGTTGLWANFKAIATGDFNGDGKTDVAGIDANNNLMLYTGDGQGHLGGGTPMLGTNGLWANFKAITAGDFTGSGHTDIAGIDAYNNLMLYRGDGQGHLAAGTPMLGTNGLWANFKAITAGDFTGTGHLGIAGIDANNNLKFYQGDGNGNVGGGINMLGDNGLWTGFHSVMAGDFGTGHLSIAGIDANNNLKLYTGDGQGHVSGGTDMLGGNGLWAGF